The following coding sequences lie in one Streptomyces albofaciens JCM 4342 genomic window:
- a CDS encoding alkyl/aryl-sulfatase, which produces MPNEYTGPVEISASVAEANRKAAERLREGGSQDFEEAQRGLLAQPDVPAIHSRTDSGKAVWNFTAYDFLTDGDEQAPPTVSPSLWRQGRLTAAAGLFQVTSGARGAVYQVRGYDLSNMTIIESDQGIIVIDPLACYETAQAALALYRDTTGNRNPVRALVYTHSHVDHFGGARGLFAERNDEVPAGLPVLAPDGFLEHAVSENVYAGPAMQRRAEYMYAAELDKGPYAQVGSGLGLTVSTGEVTLLPPTDYIGSAEAVTSDDWSPADVIPWREGLHRRVIDGVRLIFQLTPGTEAPAEMNIYLPELLTLCMAENATHNLHNILSLRGAQVRDAHAWAKYLTDAIQTFGEHTEVEFASHHWPRWGKERILEFLSNQRDMYAYLNDQTLRLINRGYTGIEIAEELQHLPAGLADHWYNQGYYGSLSHNFKAVYQRYMGWFDGNPAHLWNLPPTAAGTRYVAAMGGAEAVVRKAQEAYDGREGDPDAYRWVVELLNHVIFADPGTVSEKAVQDAKALQIKAFAQLGYGAENGPWRNFFLTGAEELRTGPQRPTGKGAPDLVRSMTLEQIFAAMARSVDGPKAAEEQRAAIVLHWNFTDTRQECTTTLRNGVLVYVAGTDLYAGKPQATIALTRAALDAILLEGPLFQRNFDAAVEAGTVRVDDRAAADTVFGYLTVPDPMFAIVAP; this is translated from the coding sequence ATGCCGAACGAGTACACCGGGCCCGTCGAGATTTCCGCGTCCGTCGCGGAAGCCAACCGGAAGGCCGCGGAGCGCCTCCGGGAAGGCGGCTCCCAGGACTTCGAGGAGGCGCAGCGGGGGCTGCTGGCACAGCCGGACGTACCGGCGATCCACTCCCGGACCGACAGCGGCAAGGCGGTGTGGAACTTCACCGCGTACGACTTCCTCACCGACGGCGACGAGCAGGCGCCCCCGACCGTCAGCCCGAGCCTGTGGCGGCAGGGGCGGCTCACCGCGGCGGCCGGACTGTTCCAGGTCACCTCCGGTGCGCGGGGGGCCGTCTACCAGGTGCGCGGGTACGACCTGTCCAACATGACGATCATCGAGAGTGACCAGGGGATCATCGTCATCGACCCGCTGGCCTGCTACGAGACCGCGCAGGCCGCCCTCGCGCTGTACCGCGACACCACCGGGAACCGGAACCCGGTCCGCGCGCTGGTCTACACCCACAGCCATGTCGACCACTTCGGCGGCGCCCGCGGCCTGTTCGCCGAGCGGAACGACGAAGTCCCCGCCGGCCTCCCGGTCCTCGCGCCCGACGGGTTCCTGGAGCACGCCGTCAGCGAGAACGTCTACGCGGGCCCGGCGATGCAGCGCCGCGCCGAGTACATGTACGCGGCGGAGCTGGACAAGGGCCCGTACGCGCAGGTCGGTTCGGGCCTCGGCCTGACCGTCTCCACCGGCGAGGTCACCCTGCTGCCGCCGACCGACTACATCGGCAGCGCCGAGGCCGTCACCAGTGACGACTGGTCGCCCGCCGACGTCATCCCGTGGCGGGAGGGGCTGCACCGACGCGTCATCGACGGCGTACGGCTGATCTTCCAGCTGACGCCCGGCACCGAGGCGCCCGCGGAGATGAACATCTATCTCCCCGAACTCCTCACCCTGTGCATGGCGGAGAACGCCACCCACAACCTGCACAACATCCTCAGCCTGCGCGGCGCCCAGGTACGGGACGCGCACGCCTGGGCGAAATACCTCACCGACGCGATCCAGACCTTCGGCGAGCACACCGAAGTGGAATTCGCCTCGCACCACTGGCCGCGCTGGGGCAAGGAGCGCATCCTCGAATTCCTGAGCAACCAGCGGGACATGTACGCGTACCTGAACGACCAGACGCTGCGGCTCATCAACCGGGGATACACCGGAATCGAGATAGCCGAGGAACTCCAGCACCTGCCGGCCGGCCTCGCCGACCACTGGTACAACCAGGGGTACTACGGCTCCCTCAGCCACAACTTCAAGGCGGTCTACCAGCGTTACATGGGCTGGTTCGACGGAAATCCGGCCCACCTGTGGAATTTGCCGCCGACCGCGGCCGGCACCCGCTATGTGGCGGCGATGGGCGGCGCCGAGGCCGTTGTGCGCAAGGCGCAGGAGGCGTACGACGGGCGCGAGGGCGACCCGGACGCGTACCGCTGGGTCGTGGAGCTGCTCAACCACGTCATCTTCGCCGACCCCGGCACCGTCTCCGAGAAGGCGGTCCAGGACGCCAAGGCCCTCCAGATCAAGGCCTTCGCCCAGCTCGGCTACGGCGCCGAGAACGGACCCTGGCGCAACTTCTTCCTGACCGGCGCCGAGGAGCTGCGGACCGGACCGCAGCGGCCCACCGGCAAGGGCGCGCCGGACCTGGTCCGCAGCATGACCCTGGAGCAGATCTTCGCGGCGATGGCGCGCAGCGTGGACGGACCGAAGGCGGCAGAGGAACAGCGGGCCGCGATCGTGCTCCACTGGAACTTCACCGACACACGGCAGGAGTGCACCACGACGCTGCGCAACGGCGTCCTGGTGTACGTCGCGGGCACCGACCTGTACGCGGGCAAGCCGCAGGCCACCATCGCCCTCACCAGGGCGGCGCTCGACGCGATCCTCCTCGAAGGCCCGCTGTTCCAGCGGAACTTCGACGCGGCGGTCGAGGCGGGCACCGTCCGCGTCGACGACCGGGCGGCGGCGGACACGGTGTTCGGGTATCTGACGGTGCCGGATCCCATGTTCGCGATCGTGGCGCCGTAA
- the eda gene encoding bifunctional 4-hydroxy-2-oxoglutarate aldolase/2-dehydro-3-deoxy-phosphogluconate aldolase — protein MGGVTTAAAPSPATPPSVLGLAPVIPVVVLDDAADAVPLARALVAGGLPAIEVTLRTAAAPDAIRAIADAVPEAVVGAGTVLTPEHVDTAVAAGARFLVSPGWSPRLLAAMRGSGLPFLPGVSTASEVVTLLDEGVTELKFFPAEAAGGTAYLKSLASPLPRARFCPTGGIGLASAPAYLALPNVACVGGTWMLPADALRAKDWGRVEQLAREAASLA, from the coding sequence ATGGGCGGCGTGACTACCGCTGCCGCCCCCTCCCCCGCCACTCCGCCGTCCGTGCTGGGGCTCGCCCCCGTGATCCCGGTCGTGGTCCTCGACGACGCGGCCGACGCCGTGCCGCTCGCCCGCGCACTCGTGGCGGGCGGGCTCCCGGCCATCGAGGTGACGCTGCGTACGGCCGCCGCCCCCGACGCGATACGGGCGATCGCCGACGCCGTCCCGGAGGCGGTCGTCGGCGCGGGCACGGTGCTCACCCCCGAGCATGTGGACACCGCGGTCGCGGCGGGCGCCCGCTTCCTGGTCAGCCCGGGGTGGTCGCCGCGGCTGCTGGCCGCGATGCGCGGCTCGGGCCTGCCGTTCCTGCCGGGCGTCTCGACGGCGTCGGAGGTGGTGACGCTGCTGGACGAGGGCGTCACCGAGCTGAAGTTCTTCCCGGCGGAGGCCGCGGGCGGCACCGCGTACCTGAAGTCGCTCGCCTCGCCGCTTCCCCGGGCCCGCTTCTGCCCGACCGGCGGCATCGGCCTGGCCTCGGCGCCCGCCTACCTGGCACTGCCGAACGTGGCCTGCGTCGGCGGTACGTGGATGCTGCCGGCGGACGCGCTGCGCGCGAAGGACTGGGGCCGGGTGGAGCAACTGGCGCGCGAGGCCGCGTCGTTGGCCTGA
- the yaaA gene encoding peroxide stress protein YaaA, whose product MLVLLPPSEGKAASGGGKPLDMGALSLPGLNPAREAVLDELVGLCAADETKAQEVLGLSDGLRGEIAKNAGLREAGTRPAGEIYTGVLYDALGLATLDARARRAAEASLLVFSGLWGAVRIGDRIPSYRCSMGVKLPGLGALGAYWRTPMAEVLPQAAADGLVLDLRSAAYATAWKPKGEIAGRTATVRVLQSKIVDGVEKRSVVSHFNKATKGRMVRDLLTAGRAPEGPAELVEALGDLGYVVEAEAPAKAGKAWAIDVVVTEL is encoded by the coding sequence GTGCTCGTGTTGTTGCCGCCGTCCGAAGGGAAGGCCGCGTCCGGGGGCGGGAAGCCGTTGGACATGGGGGCGCTGTCGCTGCCCGGGCTGAATCCGGCTCGGGAGGCGGTGCTGGACGAGCTGGTCGGCCTGTGCGCGGCGGATGAGACGAAGGCGCAGGAGGTCCTGGGGCTGAGCGACGGGCTCCGGGGCGAGATCGCGAAGAACGCGGGGCTGCGCGAGGCCGGGACGCGGCCGGCCGGCGAGATCTACACGGGCGTGCTGTACGACGCGCTGGGCCTGGCCACGCTGGACGCGCGGGCGCGGCGGGCGGCCGAGGCGTCGCTGCTGGTGTTCTCGGGGCTGTGGGGCGCGGTACGGATCGGCGACCGCATCCCGTCGTACCGCTGCTCGATGGGCGTGAAGCTGCCGGGGCTGGGCGCCCTGGGCGCGTACTGGCGTACGCCGATGGCCGAGGTGCTGCCGCAGGCCGCGGCGGACGGTCTGGTGCTGGACCTGCGGTCGGCGGCGTACGCGACGGCATGGAAGCCGAAGGGCGAGATCGCGGGCCGTACGGCGACGGTGCGGGTGCTCCAGTCGAAGATCGTCGACGGGGTGGAGAAGCGGTCGGTGGTCAGCCACTTCAACAAGGCGACGAAGGGGCGGATGGTGCGGGACCTGCTGACGGCGGGGCGCGCGCCGGAGGGCCCCGCGGAGCTGGTGGAGGCGCTGGGTGATCTCGGATACGTGGTGGAGGCCGAGGCCCCGGCCAAGGCGGGCAAGGCGTGGGCGATCGATGTGGTGGTGACGGAGCTGTAA
- a CDS encoding RNB domain-containing ribonuclease has translation MPRRHLRVTAAAEAPLRAALRELRTRLDVPQAFPLSAQAEADSAARWPHPPAETAATDATDLPMFTVDPPGSMDLDQAMSLARRPGGGYRVHYAIADVASFVTPGGALNAEAHRRVTTLYFPDERVPLHPPVLGEGAASLLPDEDRPAVLWRLDLDADGALRSTDVRRALVRSRARMDYEGVQRALDTGTAEEPLCLLREIGRLREDLEVARGGISLNVPEQEIIERPDGYALAYRAPRPADGWNAQLSLLTGMAAAGLMLASGTGVLRTLPTAPDGAVARLRRTARALGIDWPAHTSYAALVRTLDPTRTAHAAFLQDCTSLLRGAGYTVFDGDPPAPEHARHAAVAAPYAHVTAPLRRLADRYGAELCLAASAGQEPPDWVRTALPDLPAEMAAGSRRANQVERECVDLVEAALMQDRLGEIFDGYVVDVQEARPDRGTVHLYDPAVVGRIDGGERVPALPLGHPLRVRLTEADPGRAPVRFTPA, from the coding sequence ATGCCCCGCCGCCACCTCCGCGTGACCGCCGCAGCCGAGGCACCGCTGCGCGCGGCGCTGCGCGAGCTGCGGACGCGGCTGGACGTACCGCAGGCCTTCCCGCTGTCCGCGCAGGCCGAGGCGGACAGTGCCGCCCGCTGGCCGCACCCGCCCGCCGAGACGGCCGCCACCGACGCGACCGACCTGCCGATGTTCACCGTCGACCCGCCCGGCTCGATGGACCTCGACCAGGCGATGTCCCTGGCCCGGCGCCCCGGCGGCGGCTACCGCGTCCACTACGCCATCGCCGACGTGGCGTCCTTCGTCACCCCCGGCGGCGCCCTGAACGCCGAGGCACACCGCCGCGTGACGACCCTCTACTTCCCCGACGAGCGCGTCCCGCTGCACCCGCCCGTTCTCGGCGAGGGTGCCGCCAGCCTGCTCCCCGACGAGGACCGCCCGGCCGTCCTGTGGCGGCTCGACCTGGACGCGGACGGCGCGCTGCGCTCGACGGACGTGCGCCGCGCCCTCGTCCGCTCGCGCGCGAGGATGGACTACGAGGGCGTACAGCGCGCGCTGGACACCGGCACCGCCGAGGAGCCGCTGTGCCTCCTGCGCGAGATCGGCCGCCTCCGCGAGGACCTGGAGGTGGCCCGCGGCGGCATCTCCCTCAACGTCCCCGAGCAGGAGATCATCGAGCGGCCGGACGGCTACGCCCTCGCCTACCGCGCGCCCCGCCCCGCCGACGGCTGGAACGCCCAGCTCTCCCTGCTCACCGGCATGGCCGCGGCCGGCCTGATGCTCGCCTCCGGCACCGGCGTCCTGCGTACGCTCCCCACCGCCCCGGACGGCGCGGTCGCCCGCCTGCGCCGTACCGCCCGCGCCCTCGGCATCGACTGGCCGGCCCACACCTCGTACGCCGCCCTCGTCCGTACCCTCGACCCCACCCGCACCGCACACGCCGCCTTCCTCCAGGACTGCACCTCCCTGCTGCGCGGTGCGGGCTACACCGTCTTCGACGGCGACCCGCCCGCCCCCGAACACGCCCGCCACGCCGCCGTCGCCGCCCCGTACGCCCACGTCACCGCCCCGCTGCGGCGCCTCGCCGACCGCTACGGCGCGGAACTGTGCCTGGCCGCGTCGGCCGGCCAGGAGCCGCCGGACTGGGTCCGTACGGCACTGCCCGACCTGCCCGCCGAGATGGCGGCGGGCAGCCGCCGGGCCAACCAGGTCGAGCGGGAGTGCGTCGACCTCGTCGAGGCGGCCCTGATGCAGGACCGGCTCGGCGAGATCTTCGACGGGTACGTGGTCGACGTTCAGGAGGCGCGGCCGGACCGCGGCACGGTGCACCTGTACGACCCGGCGGTGGTCGGCCGCATCGACGGCGGCGAGCGGGTCCCGGCGCTGCCGCTGGGCCACCCCCTGCGCGTCCGCCTCACCGAAGCGGACCCGGGCCGTGCCCCGGTCCGCTTCACGCCGGCGTGA
- a CDS encoding MerR family transcriptional regulator, producing the protein MRIGELAALAGVTTRTVRHYHHLGLLPEPERLANGYRRYGLRDAVTLARVRRLSELGLGLGEVRDVLADDAGRELREVLAELDGDLARQEAEIRRRRERLGALLRQVEEGGQLPAEGPYSEQLTELFGEMRRVSATLPGPEPAMAAKEREMLELLEVAAGSEVGTQMVSVLKEAVAPPGAMERIYEVYALLDELAGAGPEDPRVAEAARALAACIPVGMLGELPGEREELAVTGFADSYFAALAPAQEAAVRQALRLVLEPGEETA; encoded by the coding sequence ATGAGGATCGGAGAGCTCGCGGCGCTGGCCGGTGTCACCACGCGGACCGTACGGCACTACCACCACCTCGGGCTGCTTCCGGAGCCCGAGCGGCTGGCGAACGGGTACCGGCGGTACGGGCTGCGGGACGCGGTGACGCTGGCGCGGGTGCGGCGGCTGAGCGAGCTGGGGCTCGGGCTGGGCGAGGTGCGTGACGTGCTCGCGGACGACGCGGGGCGGGAGCTGCGGGAGGTGCTGGCCGAGCTGGACGGGGATCTGGCGCGGCAGGAGGCGGAGATCCGGCGTCGGCGGGAGCGGCTGGGGGCGCTCTTGAGGCAGGTGGAGGAGGGTGGGCAGCTGCCCGCCGAAGGGCCTTATTCGGAGCAGTTGACGGAGCTGTTCGGCGAGATGCGGCGGGTCTCGGCCACGCTGCCCGGCCCGGAGCCCGCGATGGCCGCGAAGGAGCGGGAGATGCTGGAGCTGCTGGAGGTGGCCGCGGGCTCCGAGGTCGGCACGCAGATGGTGTCCGTACTGAAGGAGGCGGTCGCGCCGCCCGGGGCGATGGAGCGGATCTACGAGGTCTACGCCCTGCTGGACGAGCTGGCCGGGGCCGGTCCGGAGGACCCGCGGGTGGCGGAGGCGGCCCGCGCGCTCGCCGCGTGCATCCCGGTGGGGATGCTGGGCGAGCTGCCCGGGGAACGGGAGGAACTGGCCGTGACGGGGTTCGCGGACTCGTATTTCGCGGCTCTCGCACCGGCGCAGGAGGCGGCCGTGCGGCAGGCGCTCCGGCTGGTGTTGGAGCCGGGTGAGGAAACGGCGTAG